The DNA segment TCATAATATCCGGCCGGTGGGCTGTACTGGGCGAACGAGATACCGGCGATTGCCAGGACGGAGGCTGTAGCCAGTAGTCTGCCCTTTGACTGATACAACTGCCTTTGCAGAGTGATTGGTGCGAATCTCATCTGGGGCTCCTCAACCAACGGGGGGTTATGGATTAAGTGGCGTCCTAAAACTTAATCCAGGTTGGCGTTCCTGTAAGACATACCCCCCCTGCGTAAAGCAACCTTTTTTTGTTCGCGAAGGTCTAAAACGGCTTTTTTACATTAATGACCCTAAAAATGTGTTTTTTTTGCCCTCTGATCGACGCTGTGTATTTCGAGATGCGCATAAAGAAGGGGCCCCGCGAAGGGGCCCCAGGAACGTCAGGTTTTGGGTTTGGTTAGTAGCTGTCGCAGCTTTCGACATTGGCGCCGGAGTCGTACGTGTAGCCAGTGGCGCTCACGTCATCGACGCAGGCCGTGAAGGAGTTCAGGCGTCGGGACCGATCGTTCGTAATCAACGTCACCCAGCCAGATCCGTCGGTTGAGCCAGCGAGCGTTTCATTGACGTCGCCGGAGAAGGTTACCGTCACGACCGCTCCCGAGACGGGGCTTCCTGATGCATCGACAATCAGGATATCTGCCCTGCCACCATCCCAGCGGCGATTCAACTGCTCGACGCTCGGAATAATGCTGTCCACATGGGCGGCTCCCGCGGCGGGAGTCGGCGAAGGACTTGGGGACGGAGTCGGAGAAGGCGTCGGCGAGGGCGTCGCTGTCGGAGTCGCCGTCGGGGTTGGCGTGGCACTGCCGAAGAATTGGTTCGTGTTCGGAAGGCCTTCGGTGCCGGCCATCGAGTTCTGCCACGCGAAGTCCGCGTACGCAGTACCGGTTCCGCCGAGCTGCAGCGTATCGCCCACCGTTGAGGTGGATGCTTCGCTGACGCCAACATCGGTCGAGCTCATGCCGTTGGCCGGGCCATCGGTCGCTGTGAAGCTGCCCTCGTAGCTGAGGAACTGGACGACGCTGCCGGAGCCGTCCACCAATGCCATGCCGTCCGGGGAACCATTCTGGAGACCCGCGAAATCGAACCACAGCGTGCCGTAACCGGCCTGCTGATCGGGAATCGAGCCAGTCAGGTTCACTGTGCCGAACGAGGTTCCGCCGTTCCCGTTGTAGCCGACAAGCGACCAGCCGGAAAGGTCCGTGCCGGCGACACCGGCGACTTCGATGCCTTCGCCCGTGTCGGTGCTGTCGTTATCATAGTGGAACTCGTTGATCCAGGCGCTGCCACCGGCCGCCGGAGTGGGGGAGGGCGACGGGCTTGGACTGGGACTCGGGCTCGGCGAGGGAGTAGGACTCGGCGAAGGCGAGGGGCTCGGGCTTGGAGACGGCGTGGGACTCGGCGAAGGTGACGGACTTGGGCTCGGCGAGGGAGTCGGAGAAGGCGTCGGGCTCGGAGTCGGGCTGGCCGTCGGAGACGGCGTCGCGCCACCGCTGAATGTCTGGTTCACATTCGGCTGGCCTTCCGTCCCGGCCTGCGAGTTCTCCCACACGAAGTCCGCGTAGCTACTGCCGGTGCCGCCGAGCTGCAGCGTGTCGCCGACCGTAGCCGTGGAGGATTCGCTGACACCAACATCGTCAGAGGTCATGCCTCCGGCGGGGCCATCGGCTGCTGTGATCTGGCCTTCGTAGCTCAGGAACTGGACGACGGATCCGGTGTCGTCGACAAGTGCGATGCCGTCCGGCGAGCCGTTCTGAAGACCGGTGAAGGCAAACCACGCGGTTCCGAAGCCACCCTGCTGATCGGCCAGAATGCCAGAGAGGCTGACCGAATTATAGACGGTGCCGCCGTTGCCATTGTAGCCGTACAGGGTCCAGCCGCTCAGGTCGGTACCGGCCGAGCCGGCGACCTCGATGCCTTCGCCGGTATCGCTGCTGTTGTTGTCGTAGTGGAATTCATTAATCCACGCAACGCCACCGGGGCTCGAAGTCGGCGTCGGGGTCGGAGTCGCCGTCGGGCCGCCAGGCGTCGGGCTTGGCGTCGGGGTCGGAGTCGGATTGCCGGAGCAGCCGCCATTCCAGACGATGCAAACGTATTCCGGGTGATCCACGAACGGGTTACGATTGCCCTGGAAATTGTAAACGATGTCGTTGCGGCGCTGTTCCATGAGATCGACCGGATCGCTTGCGCTCCAGTCGAGCAGCGACGACAGGCGGCCCATGTACGCGGGCGATGCGTCGCTGACTTGAATCAAAGACATATTGTCGGTCAGGATCAGATCGGGTTCAGACTTCCCGGACGGCGCGTGAGTTCCCCCCTCGTAGCGGACGTCCAGATAGAAGAGACTGCGGGCCACGTCGCCCTTACGGTAATTCCACGTTTCCCAATTTGTTCCGTCGTTCCAGTTCGAGTTGCCGGGATACGTGCCGCTGCCGCCGCCGACACCATTGGTCAGCACGGTCGGCTTCTCCGATCCGCCCGGGGCGAAATCGTAAGGGTTATTGCTTCGCGAGGAGTTGTATCCCCAGTCGCAAGCGCGCAGGTGATGGCAGTCCGTGTAAGGCACGTTGCTGCTGACAGAAAAGCCATAGGACTTCGGCCAACTGTGCTCGCGATTGAATCCGCTCGAAGTATGATCCGTCTTCGAGATCGAGCGATTCATGTAGAGGTCGATCACGTTGCCGCTGTTATTCGGATCCTCATCGGCCGACTCGATGATGTCCCACGTGTCGGTCGCGGATGATGTGTACGGATACCAAGTGTGATCTTTGATGATGTTGTGGAGAGAGTTTCGCAGCGCCGTGGCGCTGGAGGTATCTGCCGTGTCGTAATAACCGGCCGGGGGACCGTACTGTGCGAACGAAACGCCCGCGAGAACGACGCATGCCGTTGTCGCCAGAACGCGCTTCCTTGCACGATTCGCCTGCTTCCGGGTCTTCAAAATGCCAAACTGCATTGTTGCTCCTCACTCTGGGGGGAATGCGGATCAAGAAACGGAGTGCGAACACTTAATCCAGGATAACGTAGGTTTAAGTGTGCTGGCTTCTCTTGAGTGCAAGGACTTTTTATGAACAAATGCAGATATTGTAATATTTACACGATATTCTAACGATTGGAGAGGTCCAATTTCGTGGCTTTTTCTGCGAAGGGGTGTTGATCAGGCAATTCGGAGAGGACTTGCACGAAAGTCATTAGCTTCCAAATCGCATCAATCGATCACGATGGAGGTCTGCGAGGAGTTCGTTGTGCAGTTCGCACATCCGATGAGAGGGCCTGCGTTTGCGGCGATATTGATGAACGAAGTGATGCCCGAGCTCGTGGCAGAAGATCACATCGAAGAACCAGATTCCGAGATCGCGCTCATTGCGCCAGCGGATTTCTATCCCATCTAACATCTCTGAAACCTGTGCTCCCCAATTCCTCATCCCATCGCACCAGTTCTCGTTGAGCGATTCCCATGTCCACACCCGCGGCAGCGAATAACACACAATGCGTCGCTCGTTCTCCCAATACTGCGCGAACGGTTCCCCGACAGAGTTGCTTCGCGGAAGAAACTCGATCTCGCGCAAGCCGAACAGATAGTGCGGCGGAATTGAGCGAAGCAGCTTTCGGAACAGCCCCTTCGACACCGCATCGACATCGCCGGGATAGGGCTTTCGAAAAACGACGCGCGGCCCGGGTCGATGCCCGCGCCGCGCCTGGCGTTTTCGTGCGATGATTTGTTCCGGATCCGTGTGCCGGCTTCGAGACATGCTGCCTCAGTTCCCCAACTGCGCGTGTGTCCGGCGACCCTTCACCTGTTTCTTCGCAACGCGTCGGGGACGCACCAGTGCGAGATCCAAGACTTCATCGAGGCTCTCGACCGGAATGAACGTGAGCTGATTGCGCACCTCCTCCGCGATCTCCTCGATGTCGTCCAGGTTATCGCGCGGGATGATGATCGTGCGAATGCGATGGCGATGCGCGGCCAGCGCTTTCTCTTTCAGTCCGCCGATCTTCAACACGCGACCGCGCAATGTCATCTCGCCGGTCATTGCGATGTCCTGGCGAACCGGGAACCGTGCGACTGCCGATGTCAAGCTGAGCGCGATCGTGATGCCCGCGCTGGGGCCGTCCTTCGGTATCGCGCCTTCCGGAACGTGAATGTGAATATCGACACCGGCGTAGAAGTCGGGATCGATTTCCAATTCCACGGCGCGCGAACGAATATACGACAGCGCCGTCTTCGCCGATTCCTGCATGACTTCGCCGAGCATGCCGGTCAGTGTCAGGTTGCCTTTGCCCTTCATGATCGTGGTCTCGACCTGCAGCATTTCGCCGCCGGCGTTCGTCCACGCCAGGCCGTTTGCGATCCCGATGTCCGGCTTACGCTCCAGTTGCGTGTCGTGGAAGTTCACTGGGCCGAGGTACTCGCGCAACTTCTCCTTGGTGAGCGTGCCGGTCTTCTTCCGCGGATGCTCGATTACGTCCGTGGCGACCTTGCGACAGAGCGTCGCGATCGTGCGTTCCAGATTACGAACGCCTGCTTCGCGCGTGTAGCCCGTGATCAAGTGCGTCAGTGTTCCCTTCGACATGCGGAACTGCGCCGCCTTCAGGCCGTGCTCGCTGCGTTGCCGCGGGATCAGGTGGCGATTGGCAATGTGGCGCTTCTCATCCTCTGTGTAACCTGGCAGGCGAATGGTCTCCATGCGATCGAGCAGCGGATGCGGAATACCTTCCATCGAATTCGCCGTCGTCAGGAACATCACCTGCGACAAGTCGAAGTCCACTTCGAGGTAATGATCGTTGAACTCACAATTCTGTTCCGGGTCCAAAACCTCCAGCATCGCCGACGCCGGATCGCCGCGGAAGTCGCTCGACATTTTGTCGATTTCATCCAGCAGGAAAACTGGATTCACAGTGCCGGCGCGCTTCATGGACTGAATGATCTTGCCCGGGAGGGCTCCAACGTAAGTGCGGCGATGACCGCGCACTTCCGCCTCGTCGCGCACGCCGCCGAGTGAGATCCGAACGAACTCGCGATCCATACAGCGCGCGATTGACTTGCCCAGCGACGTCTTGCCCACGCCCGGAGGACCGACAAAGCAAAGGATCGGACCACGCATCTTCCCGACCAGTTTTGCGACGGCCAGGTACTCGATGATGCGTTCCTTCACCTTCACGAGCCCATAGTGGTCTTCATCCAGAATCGCGCGGGCGCGTTCGAGATCGATCTTGTCCTCTGTGGCGTTGTTCCAGGGGACCTCCGTCAGCCACTCGATGTACGTGCGGGTAATGGCGGCCTCGGGAGACATCGGCGCCATGCGTGCCAGACGCCCCAACTCCTTCTCCGCTTTCTCGCGGGCATCGGCGCTCATGCCGCTCATCTCGATCGCCATCGCCAACTCGTTCAGTTCCGGGTCTTCTTCGCCGGAAATGCCGAGTTCGCGTTCGATCGCCTTCAATTGCTCATTCAGATAGAACTCGCGTTGGCTACGGCTGATCTGCGTCTTCACCTGGCCTTGGATCTTCGTTTCCAACTCCAGAATCTGGTTTTCCGCCTCCAGCGCCTTGTTCAGCAGAAGGAACTTCTCTTCGAGCGAATTGCTCTCGAGGATTTCCTGCTTATCTTCAATCTTAAGGGTCGCGTAGTTCGAGACGGCGTACAAGTACGCCAGCGGTTCCTTCAGGTTACGGATGCTGTTGAACAGATCCACAGGCACCTTGCCGGAAAGCTCTGCGAAGGCCTCGAAGAGCTTGGACGTCGCGCGCATCAGTGCGTTGACCGGCTGCGCGTCGTACACGTTCACCTGGTTGTGAACGATCAGCGCCTGCAGGTGATTGCCCACATCGGAGAGTTCAATAATCCGTCCAGCATACCCGCCTTCAACCAGCACCTTCGCCGTGCCGTCCGGCACGCGCAGCACCTGGAGCACCTCGCCAACCGTGCCCACATCGTAGAGGTCTTCTCGTTTCGGGTCCTCGACATCCGGGCTCTTCTGGCAAACGAGGAAGATGCGCTTGTCGCGCGCCAAGGCATCCTCGAGCGCCTCGTGCGACTTGGTTCGCATCACGAACAACGGCGTGATGGATCCGGGGAAAACAACCAACTCCCGGACGGTCATAACCGGCAAAAAATCCGACTCGAATTTCTCGGGCATGCGAGAACTCCCTGAAAAAAGACATGTGGCGAGTGACAGGTGACGAGGAGCGGGTGACCGATTGCCAGCGGTTCGTGGGGAACGGGGACGCCGTCACGCTGCCGTCCAGGCGAGCACCGCACGGGCACACTGTCCAGCAAAAGATGAGACATTCAGAAGGAAAAACGGGAGCGGGAGTTCAGCCCTTCACGGCCCCCGCGGTCATGCCGGCGATGATCTTGCGCTGGAAGATCAAAACCAGTACCACCAGTGGCAGTGTGACCACGACCGAGGCCGCCATGATCTGGCCCCAGGGCGTCTCGTGGAGGCCCTCGCCGCTGAAATTCGCGATCACGACCGGGACGGTCCGGGCGTTGTCCGTGATCGTCAGGGCCAGCGCGAAGAGGTACTCGTTCCAGGCGGCGATGAAGGCCAGAATGCCCGTCGTCGCGAGGCCGGGGATCGAGAGAGGGAGCAGGATTCGGAAGAACGTCTGCACGGGGGTGGCGCCATCCACATAGGCGGACTCCTCCAGTTCGCGTGGGAGCGACTTGAAGAAATTCGTCAGCACCCACACCGTGAACGGCAGCACGAACAGCATGTACGAGAGCACAAGTCCACCCAGCGAGTTGTACAGGCCCAGCTTGCTGATGATCGTGTGCACGGCGCCGAGGACGCTGATTTGCGGGAACATCGTCATCGCCAGAATCACCATCAGGACCACCGTGCGCCCCCGCATCTTGTAGCGCCCGAGCGCGCACGCCGCCAGCGATCCAAACATCAGCGCGATCAGCGTTGTTGCGCCCGCCACGATGGCCGAGTTGCGCAATGCCAGCAGGAACGCATCGTTCTGCATGACCTTCTGGTAAGACCCACCATTGACTGGCATCGGGGCGTACTTCAGTGGAGTCGTGAAGACGTCTTTCTCAGGCAGCAGCGACGCGTTCAGCGTCCAGTAAAACGGGAACACCGTGTAGACGATGATCACGAATACGACGAGAAGGAAGCCCATCTTGCCCAGGAACCGCACTGCGGGATGTTGGCCGCTGACCATTATTGGTGTTCCTCCACGCGCAGTGTCAGGACGTACGCCGCGACGAAGATCGCAATCAGCACAAAGATCATCACGCTGACGGCCGAACCATAGCCGAGCTTCGTGAACGCGATCAGTTGGCGGTAGTTATACGTGGCCATCGACTCCGTCCCCGTATTGCCACCGGTCATGACCCAGATCGCATCGAACACGCGCAGGGCATCGAGTGTGCGGAAAATCAACGTCACCAGAATTGCGGGCTTCAAGAGTGGCACGGTGATGCGAAGTAGTTGCTGGAAGCGCGACGCGCCATCCACCGAAGCGGCTTCGTAAACATCCTTGGGTATCAGTTGCAGGCCGGCGAGAAGAAGAAGCGCGACGAACGGCGTCGTCTTCCACACGTCGACGGCGATCACGGCGGCGAGCGCCAAACCAGGTTCTGCGAGGAACGCGATCTTCTGATCGATCAGGTGCAGCCGCGTCAGCATGTCGTTGATCACGCCATACGTATCGACCAGCATGAAGTTCCAGATCTTTGCCGACACAACCGTCGGAATCGCCCAGGGAATCAACATCGCCGCACG comes from the bacterium genome and includes:
- a CDS encoding endonuclease, encoding MQFGILKTRKQANRARKRVLATTACVVLAGVSFAQYGPPAGYYDTADTSSATALRNSLHNIIKDHTWYPYTSSATDTWDIIESADEDPNNSGNVIDLYMNRSISKTDHTSSGFNREHSWPKSYGFSVSSNVPYTDCHHLRACDWGYNSSRSNNPYDFAPGGSEKPTVLTNGVGGGSGTYPGNSNWNDGTNWETWNYRKGDVARSLFYLDVRYEGGTHAPSGKSEPDLILTDNMSLIQVSDASPAYMGRLSSLLDWSASDPVDLMEQRRNDIVYNFQGNRNPFVDHPEYVCIVWNGGCSGNPTPTPTPSPTPGGPTATPTPTPTSSPGGVAWINEFHYDNNSSDTGEGIEVAGSAGTDLSGWTLYGYNGNGGTVYNSVSLSGILADQQGGFGTAWFAFTGLQNGSPDGIALVDDTGSVVQFLSYEGQITAADGPAGGMTSDDVGVSESSTATVGDTLQLGGTGSSYADFVWENSQAGTEGQPNVNQTFSGGATPSPTASPTPSPTPSPTPSPSPSPSPSPSPTPSPSPSPSPSPSPTPSPSPSPSPSPSPSPTPAAGGSAWINEFHYDNDSTDTGEGIEVAGVAGTDLSGWSLVGYNGNGGTSFGTVNLTGSIPDQQAGYGTLWFDFAGLQNGSPDGMALVDGSGSVVQFLSYEGSFTATDGPANGMSSTDVGVSEASTSTVGDTLQLGGTGTAYADFAWQNSMAGTEGLPNTNQFFGSATPTPTATPTATPSPTPSPTPSPSPSPTPAAGAAHVDSIIPSVEQLNRRWDGGRADILIVDASGSPVSGAVVTVTFSGDVNETLAGSTDGSGWVTLITNDRSRRLNSFTACVDDVSATGYTYDSGANVESCDSY
- the lon gene encoding endopeptidase La, with product MPEKFESDFLPVMTVRELVVFPGSITPLFVMRTKSHEALEDALARDKRIFLVCQKSPDVEDPKREDLYDVGTVGEVLQVLRVPDGTAKVLVEGGYAGRIIELSDVGNHLQALIVHNQVNVYDAQPVNALMRATSKLFEAFAELSGKVPVDLFNSIRNLKEPLAYLYAVSNYATLKIEDKQEILESNSLEEKFLLLNKALEAENQILELETKIQGQVKTQISRSQREFYLNEQLKAIERELGISGEEDPELNELAMAIEMSGMSADAREKAEKELGRLARMAPMSPEAAITRTYIEWLTEVPWNNATEDKIDLERARAILDEDHYGLVKVKERIIEYLAVAKLVGKMRGPILCFVGPPGVGKTSLGKSIARCMDREFVRISLGGVRDEAEVRGHRRTYVGALPGKIIQSMKRAGTVNPVFLLDEIDKMSSDFRGDPASAMLEVLDPEQNCEFNDHYLEVDFDLSQVMFLTTANSMEGIPHPLLDRMETIRLPGYTEDEKRHIANRHLIPRQRSEHGLKAAQFRMSKGTLTHLITGYTREAGVRNLERTIATLCRKVATDVIEHPRKKTGTLTKEKLREYLGPVNFHDTQLERKPDIGIANGLAWTNAGGEMLQVETTIMKGKGNLTLTGMLGEVMQESAKTALSYIRSRAVELEIDPDFYAGVDIHIHVPEGAIPKDGPSAGITIALSLTSAVARFPVRQDIAMTGEMTLRGRVLKIGGLKEKALAAHRHRIRTIIIPRDNLDDIEEIAEEVRNQLTFIPVESLDEVLDLALVRPRRVAKKQVKGRRTHAQLGN
- a CDS encoding carbohydrate ABC transporter permease, with product MGFLLVVFVIIVYTVFPFYWTLNASLLPEKDVFTTPLKYAPMPVNGGSYQKVMQNDAFLLALRNSAIVAGATTLIALMFGSLAACALGRYKMRGRTVVLMVILAMTMFPQISVLGAVHTIISKLGLYNSLGGLVLSYMLFVLPFTVWVLTNFFKSLPRELEESAYVDGATPVQTFFRILLPLSIPGLATTGILAFIAAWNEYLFALALTITDNARTVPVVIANFSGEGLHETPWGQIMAASVVVTLPLVVLVLIFQRKIIAGMTAGAVKG
- a CDS encoding sugar ABC transporter permease gives rise to the protein MKRPKKTLELAKRQERLAYTFLAPTLIVLLIVGLYPLIQTFIVSLTDARLGSSREVDFVWFKNYVNLVQEKAFWASVIHTVIFTVASVTLEFAFGLIIALVVNSSFKGRGAMRAAMLIPWAIPTVVSAKIWNFMLVDTYGVINDMLTRLHLIDQKIAFLAEPGLALAAVIAVDVWKTTPFVALLLLAGLQLIPKDVYEAASVDGASRFQQLLRITVPLLKPAILVTLIFRTLDALRVFDAIWVMTGGNTGTESMATYNYRQLIAFTKLGYGSAVSVMIFVLIAIFVAAYVLTLRVEEHQ